A region of Natribaculum luteum DNA encodes the following proteins:
- a CDS encoding FAD-dependent oxidoreductase translates to MNSTIILGGDAAGLSAASKLKREDPDHEVIVLERGEWVSYGACGLPYYVKGDINNLEDLVVMEAEEFRKERDIDLRTGTEATAIDTDDRTVTAESNGKTFELRYDNLLIATGAGALTPPIEGIDLNGVFTLQSMNAGRQVKEVLEDGLEHDGERIEPESVGIVGGGYIGIEMAEAFHARGLDVHLFEMLSHVLNPFGEPTARVVEDHLREKGVAVHTETPVEAFQGQNGQVVGVDTPENTVMVDLVLMGAGVDPRTDLAEEAGVDLGQSGAIATDSYGKTNVDDVYAAGDCAEATHVVTGEPDHIPLALTANRHGRAIGATLAGNQTRTGPIAGTATLKAFDLEVARTGIVDPERAAEAGFDPVRKTLELPSRAHYYPGGTELTVTLVADENSGRLLGASMVGEEGVAQRINSVAAALHSDVTVGELEQFDFAYAPAFSPTWDPVLTAAKVLSGTIRSS, encoded by the coding sequence TTGAATTCGACCATCATTCTTGGCGGTGATGCAGCAGGATTGAGTGCAGCAAGTAAACTCAAGCGTGAGGATCCGGATCACGAAGTGATCGTCCTCGAACGCGGCGAGTGGGTTTCCTACGGGGCCTGCGGACTCCCGTACTATGTGAAAGGTGATATCAACAATCTGGAGGATCTGGTCGTCATGGAAGCGGAGGAGTTCAGAAAAGAACGCGACATCGACCTGCGGACCGGTACCGAAGCGACCGCGATCGACACCGACGACCGAACCGTTACTGCCGAATCGAACGGTAAAACGTTCGAACTTCGCTACGATAACCTCTTGATCGCGACGGGCGCTGGTGCACTCACGCCCCCGATTGAGGGGATCGATCTCAACGGCGTGTTCACGTTACAGTCGATGAACGCCGGACGGCAGGTCAAAGAGGTCCTCGAGGATGGACTCGAACACGACGGGGAGCGAATTGAACCGGAATCTGTCGGGATCGTCGGCGGGGGATACATCGGCATCGAGATGGCAGAAGCGTTCCACGCACGAGGGCTCGACGTCCACCTCTTTGAGATGCTGTCTCACGTGTTGAATCCGTTCGGAGAACCGACTGCGCGCGTCGTCGAAGACCACCTGCGCGAGAAGGGTGTCGCCGTGCATACTGAGACGCCCGTAGAAGCGTTCCAGGGACAGAACGGACAGGTCGTCGGCGTGGACACGCCTGAAAATACCGTCATGGTCGATCTCGTCCTCATGGGAGCAGGAGTCGATCCGCGGACTGACCTCGCGGAAGAGGCTGGCGTCGATCTCGGGCAGTCCGGAGCGATCGCCACCGATAGCTACGGAAAGACGAACGTGGACGATGTCTATGCAGCGGGCGACTGCGCGGAGGCGACACACGTCGTCACCGGCGAGCCGGACCACATTCCGCTCGCGCTTACCGCCAACAGACACGGACGGGCGATCGGAGCGACGCTTGCCGGGAACCAAACGCGAACCGGCCCGATCGCGGGGACGGCCACCCTGAAAGCGTTCGATCTCGAGGTGGCTCGAACCGGAATCGTCGATCCGGAACGTGCGGCCGAAGCCGGATTCGATCCGGTGCGGAAAACGCTGGAGTTGCCCTCGCGAGCACACTACTATCCGGGCGGCACGGAACTCACCGTAACTCTCGTCGCCGACGAAAATAGCGGCCGTCTGCTCGGCGCGAGCATGGTCGGCGAGGAAGGCGTGGCCCAGCGGATCAACTCCGTTGCCGCGGCGCTCCACTCCGACGTTACCGTCGGGGAACTGGAACAGTTCGACTTCGCGTACGCACCGGCGTTCAGTCCGACCTGGGATCCAGTGTTGACCGCTGCGAAGGTACTCAGCGGCACGATCAGATCCAGTTGA
- a CDS encoding Zn-ribbon domain-containing OB-fold protein, whose translation MTDTDSTTTGPLAPDDITADSPFTLPGFFDALAEGRLVAARCTECDEHMLPPRPACYGCGSRAVTIEEQPRTGEVISYTSVNRPPSAFDHLAPITVAVVELDSSARLTGRVDASLEDVTIGDRVELQVRDPESVDIDLDFDLSYEEDWPIHVFELV comes from the coding sequence ATGACAGACACCGATTCCACGACGACGGGACCGCTCGCACCGGACGACATCACCGCCGACTCGCCGTTCACCCTGCCCGGCTTCTTCGACGCGTTAGCGGAGGGCCGGTTGGTAGCCGCCCGGTGTACGGAGTGTGACGAACACATGCTCCCGCCCCGGCCGGCCTGTTACGGCTGTGGCAGCCGGGCGGTCACGATCGAGGAACAGCCCCGGACCGGCGAGGTGATCTCGTACACGTCGGTCAACCGCCCCCCGTCCGCGTTCGACCACCTGGCGCCGATCACCGTCGCAGTGGTCGAACTCGACTCCTCGGCTCGGCTTACGGGTCGCGTCGACGCCTCGCTCGAGGACGTCACCATCGGGGACCGCGTCGAACTCCAAGTCCGTGATCCCGAATCAGTCGATATCGATCTGGACTTCGACCTGTCCTACGAGGAGGACTGGCCGATCCACGTCTTCGAACTGGTGTGA
- a CDS encoding thiolase C-terminal domain-containing protein, with protein MSTANIVAVGASPLGRTDLPGRDLFSKALAEAFEELPDPADVVDGLYVGAQSERYENQIMQGTLMAEWAGLRNVPAERVEACAAAGALALKNAVRDVRAGVHDAVLACGVEKMTAGGTEGATNALGAAFERALEQRSGITAPATYALLAQRYLHETDATERDLAKIAVKNHRNAASNPRAMFQEAVDLETVMDAVDVAPPLKLYDCAPVTDGAAAVVVANDEVASDLLDREDAVRVAGVGSAANNLAVAERNLTYVEGANVAASTAYEDAGVDPADIDVAEVHDAFTVCEALLAEAAEFAPEGRGIETVEDPGDRSAGWTDVRINTSGGLKARGHPIGATGLLQAVEAYEQLTGRAGERQVTDADTALLINEGGVADAHTVATVLEAQ; from the coding sequence ATGTCCACAGCTAATATCGTCGCAGTCGGTGCCTCCCCGCTGGGTAGGACAGACCTGCCCGGCCGCGACCTGTTCTCGAAGGCACTGGCCGAGGCGTTCGAGGAATTGCCTGATCCGGCCGACGTCGTTGACGGGCTGTACGTCGGCGCCCAGTCCGAACGGTACGAGAATCAGATCATGCAGGGAACGCTCATGGCCGAATGGGCCGGCCTGCGGAACGTCCCCGCAGAGCGTGTCGAGGCGTGTGCGGCCGCCGGTGCGCTCGCGCTCAAGAACGCAGTCCGAGACGTCCGGGCGGGCGTCCACGACGCAGTGCTGGCCTGTGGCGTCGAGAAGATGACCGCCGGCGGGACCGAAGGTGCCACGAACGCGCTCGGTGCCGCCTTCGAGCGGGCCTTAGAACAGCGGTCCGGGATCACCGCGCCCGCCACGTACGCCCTGCTCGCGCAGCGATACCTCCACGAAACCGACGCGACAGAACGAGACCTAGCCAAGATCGCGGTGAAGAACCACCGGAACGCGGCGTCTAATCCCCGGGCGATGTTCCAGGAGGCGGTCGACCTCGAGACTGTCATGGACGCGGTCGACGTCGCCCCGCCGTTGAAGCTGTACGACTGTGCGCCGGTTACCGACGGTGCCGCAGCCGTCGTCGTCGCGAACGACGAGGTCGCGAGCGATCTGCTGGATCGCGAGGATGCGGTCCGGGTGGCGGGCGTCGGCTCGGCGGCCAACAACCTCGCCGTCGCCGAGCGCAACCTGACGTACGTCGAGGGGGCGAACGTCGCTGCCTCGACCGCCTACGAGGACGCCGGCGTGGACCCCGCCGATATCGACGTCGCGGAAGTCCACGACGCCTTCACCGTCTGCGAGGCACTGCTGGCCGAGGCCGCCGAGTTCGCCCCCGAGGGTCGCGGAATCGAGACCGTTGAAGATCCCGGGGACCGGTCGGCGGGCTGGACCGACGTCCGGATCAACACCAGCGGCGGATTGAAGGCCCGTGGCCACCCGATCGGGGCGACCGGGCTGTTGCAGGCGGTCGAAGCCTACGAACAGCTCACCGGACGGGCCGGAGAACGGCAAGTGACCGACGCCGATACCGCGCTGCTCATCAACGAAGGTGGCGTCGCGGACGCCCACACCGTCGCGACCGTCCTCGAAGCACAATGA
- a CDS encoding sodium:solute symporter family protein produces MIEADPLSTAGVLQTGYEFQEVFQELLIPVILIGLTFVAYYGISLYMKRNIQDTDDYMVAGRTIGPFINGGAIAASWESLATFMGVTALILTVQMPFVAMWTNFMLSVPLVVILYGQTLRRLGSYTPATFCKDRYGDMMSVVMALLIVFVMLMYALGQFIGLAQIVEILFGWDYTLSLIAIAIVVAGYVVIAGMWGVSYNAALQFWLMFAAAFFPMMLILNDLGATGWYFPPLGYGNLTGEMTNFAPGFFDMTFDTRWYFAMFLAMALGPIGMPHLAQRILTSRNVKSAQRTGFWFIILNGLLFATIYSVAFAGVMWIETQGIAIEEADYDKMIFYLNFAFNNDAITGFVVAGAIAGGLSTVSGHMLAISAAVANDVTEAFELDITEDRKTQFGYVSVLAAALIIALIALNPPAFLVVSILWAFAISAAAITPVIVLGVWSARVNRYGAIASSVVGFFVILILSPHAFSGIDAGGEGLTAALGMDAVMIGFPVAIITLVVVSLLTENIHALKVDPNDNRALINEMHGYPEDGTERFTSAVPLIILALLMLPILYWGIQPW; encoded by the coding sequence ATGATTGAAGCGGACCCGCTGTCCACTGCTGGGGTATTGCAGACTGGTTACGAGTTCCAGGAGGTTTTCCAAGAGTTGTTGATCCCGGTAATCCTGATCGGCTTAACCTTCGTCGCGTACTACGGGATCAGCTTGTATATGAAACGTAACATCCAGGATACGGACGACTACATGGTCGCCGGGCGGACGATCGGTCCCTTCATCAACGGAGGGGCAATCGCTGCATCCTGGGAGAGTCTGGCGACGTTCATGGGAGTTACCGCTCTCATACTCACGGTCCAGATGCCATTCGTCGCGATGTGGACGAACTTCATGTTGTCGGTTCCGTTGGTCGTGATCCTCTACGGTCAGACGCTCCGACGACTTGGCTCGTATACGCCAGCGACGTTCTGTAAGGATCGGTACGGAGATATGATGTCCGTCGTAATGGCGTTGCTCATCGTGTTCGTAATGCTGATGTACGCGCTCGGCCAGTTCATCGGGCTCGCACAGATTGTCGAAATCCTGTTCGGGTGGGATTACACCCTCTCTCTCATTGCCATCGCAATAGTGGTCGCCGGTTACGTCGTCATCGCTGGGATGTGGGGTGTTTCATACAACGCTGCTTTGCAGTTCTGGCTTATGTTCGCAGCCGCATTCTTCCCGATGATGCTCATTCTGAACGACCTGGGGGCGACTGGCTGGTATTTCCCACCTCTGGGGTACGGGAACCTGACCGGCGAGATGACGAATTTCGCGCCCGGATTTTTCGATATGACCTTCGATACCCGCTGGTACTTCGCGATGTTCCTGGCAATGGCACTCGGTCCGATCGGGATGCCCCATCTCGCCCAGCGTATTCTCACGAGTCGGAACGTCAAATCCGCTCAACGGACTGGCTTCTGGTTTATTATCTTGAATGGGCTCCTGTTCGCGACCATTTATTCTGTTGCATTTGCCGGTGTTATGTGGATCGAGACACAGGGTATTGCAATAGAGGAGGCTGACTACGACAAGATGATCTTCTATCTCAACTTCGCATTCAACAACGACGCGATAACGGGATTCGTCGTCGCCGGCGCTATCGCAGGCGGCCTCTCGACCGTGAGCGGACACATGCTCGCGATCAGTGCTGCCGTCGCGAACGATGTCACCGAAGCCTTCGAACTCGACATCACTGAAGACCGCAAGACACAGTTCGGCTACGTCTCCGTGCTCGCAGCCGCGCTCATAATCGCTCTGATCGCTTTGAATCCACCTGCATTCCTCGTCGTCAGTATTCTGTGGGCGTTCGCCATCAGTGCGGCTGCGATTACTCCAGTCATCGTTCTCGGTGTCTGGTCGGCCCGCGTCAATCGGTACGGAGCGATCGCATCGAGCGTCGTCGGATTCTTTGTGATCCTTATCCTCTCACCTCACGCCTTTTCGGGTATCGACGCGGGAGGTGAGGGCCTGACCGCTGCCCTCGGTATGGACGCGGTCATGATTGGTTTCCCGGTAGCGATCATCACGCTTGTCGTCGTTTCACTCCTCACGGAGAATATCCACGCCCTCAAAGTCGACCCTAACGACAACAGAGCACTCATCAACGAGATGCACGGCTATCCGGAGGACGGTACGGAGCGGTTCACCAGTGCAGTACCGCTCATCATCCTCGCCTTGCTTATGCTCCCAATCCTATACTGGGGAATCCAGCCCTGGTAA